In one window of Henckelia pumila isolate YLH828 chromosome 1, ASM3356847v2, whole genome shotgun sequence DNA:
- the LOC140874092 gene encoding uncharacterized protein, translating to MITDKFSGQVAIVTGAGQGIGFEIAKQLSTRRRCRVTERFERRTGNQAADAINSMGGITLFGDFLNYPAQSLQSVMNLNLQGSFLFGTKGSQQIAHQDLAAYGMTKAALEMLAKSLVVELSQHQITVNTVAPGATFNRAYPGRRRYQKTWARITPMGRPATVEDVANAVLFLVSPGARHITGQNLVVDGGWTAVSTSPY from the exons ATGATAACTGATAAATTTAGCGGGCAGGTAGCCATAGTAACAGGCGCAGGACAAGGGATAGGTTTTGAAATAGCGAAACAACTAAGTACCCGCCGGCGCTGCCGTGTTACTGAACGATTTGAGCGAAGAACTGGCAACCAGGCGGCAGATGCTATAAACAGCATGGGTG GCATCACTTTGTTTGGCGATTTTTTGAATTATCCGGCCCAATCCCTGCAAAGTGTCATGAACCTTAACCTGCAGGGTAGTTTTCTTTTTGGCACAAAGGGCAGCCAGCAAATT GCCCATCAGGATCTTGCGGCTTATGGCATGACCAAAGCGGCTTTGGAAATGCTGGCCAAAAGTTTGGTTGTTGAACTATCGCAGCATCAAATTACCGTAAACACCGTTGCCCCCGGCGCTACGTTTAACCGAGCGTACCCTGGAAGACGCCGGTATCAAAAAACATGGGCGCGTATTACGCCAATGGGGCGCCCGGCTACGGTTGAAGATGTGGCAAATGCCGTGTTGTTTTTAGTATCTCCCGGTGCAAGGCACATTACCGGGCAAAACCTGGTTGTTGATGGCGGATGGACGGCGGTTAGTACTTCGCCTTATTAG
- the LOC140874091 gene encoding uncharacterized protein, whose product MENFTMLQFFEWYYPAGGRLWNQLKNDAENLKKKGIDSVWLPPAYKAASGGYSAGYDVYDIYDLGEFDQKGTIPTKYGTKQEYLDAIAAAQKAQLKVYVDVVLNHMGGADEIEKVNARKVDPANRNEFISDVYEIGAYTNSPFLAVKANTPNLYGTGSAFLVSTMMRIKRKTAIFSIQNQYGEGWEDVLDDENGNYDYLMLSDIDTRNPSVRLELKNWGKWYFETAKFNGFRLDAIKHMDHGFYNEWLDYMRNEFKHEFFTVGEYWAFDLPKLLKYIEATEGRYVAF is encoded by the coding sequence ATGGAAAATTTTACAATGCTGCAATTTTTTGAATGGTATTACCCCGCCGGAGGCAGATTGTGGAATCAGTTAAAAAATGACGCGGAAAATCTAAAGAAAAAAGGGATCGACTCGGTTTGGTTGCCACCGGCTTACAAAGCAGCAAGCGGTGGCTATTCGGCCGGGTATGATGTTTATGATATTTATGACCTTGGTGAGTTTGATCAAAAAGGTACCATACCCACAAAATACGGCACCAAGCAGGAATACCTTGACGCTATTGCTGCCGCGCAAAAAGCCCAATTAAAGGTTTATGTTGATGTGGTGCTAAATCACATGGGCGGGGCCGACGAAATTGAAAAAGTGAACGCCCGCAAGGTTGACCCGGCTAACCGTAACGAATTTATAAGCGATGTTTACGAGATAGGGGCGTATACCAATTCACCTTTCCTGGCCGTAAAGGCAAATACTCCAAATTTATATGGGACTGGCAGTGCTTTTCTGGTATCGACTATGATGCGTATAAAAAGGAAAACCGCCATATTCAGTATTCAAAACCAATATGGCGAAGGCTGGGAGGATGTGCTTGACGATGAAAATGGTAACTACGATTACCTCATGCTTTCAGATATTGACACCCGCAACCCAAGTGTGAGGCTGGAGCTGAAAAACTGGGGCAAGTGGTATTTTGAAACCGCGAAGTTCAATGGCTTCCGGCTCGATGCTATTAAACATATGGATCATGGCTTTTATAACGAATGGCTTGATTATATGCGCAATGAGTTTAAGCATGAGTTTTTTACCGTTGGCGAGTACTGGGCTTTTGATTTGCCCAAACTGTTGAAATATATTGAGGCAACAGAAGGGCGTTATGTCGCTTTTTGA